In Helicobacter colisuis, the DNA window TTTTGTCGCCTTGGTTGGTTCTTTTGGCAAATATTCTTTCTTTCTTTTTTTTACATTAAAAGAGTTTTTTAGTTTTTCATTTAAAAACTTAAAAAGTTCATTGTTCTCTTTTGTTTGTAATTCTAGCTTTTTAGCTCTTTTCTCTACCAAAGAAAGTGCGTTAATTAATTGTTTTGGCGTGGCATTTTCGTATTTAGAATAATCATACATAGATAACCCCCTACTTACTTTTAGCACAATTATATACTATTTTGCCCTATTAATAAAATTATATTGCCAAAAATTACTTTTAAGATTCTCTGCCCTTTATAGAATCTTTTAAAATGTAATTTTCAAACTTTTATTTTTAACCGCTTCTCAAAGTGCCTTTTGCACTCTTTACTATTATTTCCAAAAAATGATAGAATCCGCAGAAAATTAAAGGCGTAAAATGAAAAATAAAAAACTCTTATTTTTAGCTTTTTTAGCACCGCTTTATTTACTAAGCAAAGAAGTTGAAATCTATAGCAGTCCATTTTGTGGGTGCTGTATTAAATGGGGAGATTATTTACAAAACAATGGCTATCAAGTAACGCACCACAAAAATGGCGATTTTATGGCAGTCAAAGAAAAATACAAAATCGCACCACAAAATCAAAGTTGTCATACTGGCGTTATTGAGGGCTATGCCATAGAAGGACATGTGCCATTAGATGCGATTAATTGGCTTTTGGAAAACAAACCTGAAAATGTTGTTGGAATCTCAACACCAGGAATGCCAATAGGAAGCCCCGGAATGGAACAAGGCAATATGCAAGAAGAATATCCAGTTGTGTTGCTTTATAAAAATGGCGATTCAAAAATTTTTGGAATCTATAAAGGCGAAACACTTATTAAAAAGTAGCTTTAGTCTAGTTTTTAGACCTACCCTATTTTCTTTGGCTTGTGGATATTGATTAAATAAGTAGCAAAAATAGCTAAAATACCACCAAAAATCGTTAAAAGGCTTGGTATTTCTCCCAAAATCAAATAACTACTTCCTAAAGCCATTGCAGGAACTAAAAGCTGATAAGAACTAGCCCTAGTCGCACCAAGCTTAGCAATACCCATATAATAAATGCTTGTCCCAATGGCTGTTGAAAGCACAGCAACTACAAAAATCATAGACCAAAATTTCATATCATAATGAAAAATCTCAAGCATTTGCGGTTTGAAGAAAAATAAAGGCGAATAAAAAAGCATACTCAAAAAAGTAATATAGAAATTGATTGCCAAAGGATGAATACGAATCCTTTGACAAACTAGAGTTAAAATCGCCCAATCCAAAGCACAGAACAAGAAAAATGTATTAAATTTACCAAATAACTCTTCAAAACCTCCAAGATCAAGCAGACAAATCCCAGAAATAATGCCAATTCCAAGCCCTAAAATTTCATTGGCTTTGATGCTTTTGTTTTCCTTGCGAGAAAAAAAGTAAGCTAATAAATATGCAAAAATAGGAATCAGGGTAGTAACAAGCACACCGCCCTTCCCTGCACTACCATAATTTAAGCCCATAAAAAAGAAAATAGAATATATCCCATTTAAACAAGCCGCTACTAATAAAAATTTCAAATTTTCTGTGTTAATCCGCAAAGGCACCTTCAATAACATAATCAAAGGAATAGAAGCAATAAAGGCAAAAAAGAATCTCCAAAAAGCTATAATATCTGCACTTGCATACTGCACTAAAACCTTTCCACAAGCCCAAGAACTCCCCCAAAAAGCCATTGCTATGACAATCAAAATAGAAAAGATAAGATTCTTTTGCACTTAAATTCTCTTTTATCTCTTTAAAACACAATCGTTTTATTGCAATAAACAAAAATTTTCTCTTCTAAAGCTAGATTTAGTGCCTTAGATAGGACGATTTTCTCCACATCTCTGCCGTGTTTTTGCATTTCCTTCCAATCCATTGTGTGATTGACTTTAGTAATATCTTGATAAATAATTGGACCCTCATCAAGCTCATTATTGACAAAATGCGCGGTAGCACCAATGATTTTTACACCTCTTTCATAGGCTTGTTTATAGGGGTTTGCTCCCACAAAAGCCGGTAAAAAACTATGATGAATATTAATCAATTTCCCCTCAAACTCTTCAACAAAATTGGGGCTTAAAATCCGCATATATTTTGCCAAAATAATATAATCACTTGGATATTGTTTTAAAACTTCAATGATTTGTTTTTCGTGATCTTCTCTGCTTTTTCCTTCGTGGCTAATGCAGATAAAAGGCAAGTTAAACTTTTGACACAAAGGCTTTAAAACTTCATAATTAGAAATCACCGCTAAAATATCCGCATTTAGCTCATTGCTATCATAACGGATTAGCAAATCGCCTAAACAATGACTCTCTTTAGTGCAAAGAATCACAATTTTCTTTTTTTGGCAAGGAAGTATCTCTACTTGACTAGATTCATCGTTAATAGCAACTTTTATCTTTTGCTTTAAAATCGCAATTTCACACTCCCCCTCAATCTCGCTACGCATAAAAAAAAGATTATTTTCTTTATCAACAAATTCATCATTTTTTAAAATATTTAAATTAAATTGAAAAATAATCTGTGTAATTTGAG includes these proteins:
- the purU gene encoding formyltetrahydrofolate deformylase produces the protein MRFVIKIQTPDKKGLIAQITQIIFQFNLNILKNDEFVDKENNLFFMRSEIEGECEIAILKQKIKVAINDESSQVEILPCQKKKIVILCTKESHCLGDLLIRYDSNELNADILAVISNYEVLKPLCQKFNLPFICISHEGKSREDHEKQIIEVLKQYPSDYIILAKYMRILSPNFVEEFEGKLINIHHSFLPAFVGANPYKQAYERGVKIIGATAHFVNNELDEGPIIYQDITKVNHTMDWKEMQKHGRDVEKIVLSKALNLALEEKIFVYCNKTIVF
- a CDS encoding DUF411 domain-containing protein, with the protein product MKNKKLLFLAFLAPLYLLSKEVEIYSSPFCGCCIKWGDYLQNNGYQVTHHKNGDFMAVKEKYKIAPQNQSCHTGVIEGYAIEGHVPLDAINWLLENKPENVVGISTPGMPIGSPGMEQGNMQEEYPVVLLYKNGDSKIFGIYKGETLIKK
- a CDS encoding DMT family transporter, which translates into the protein MQKNLIFSILIVIAMAFWGSSWACGKVLVQYASADIIAFWRFFFAFIASIPLIMLLKVPLRINTENLKFLLVAACLNGIYSIFFFMGLNYGSAGKGGVLVTTLIPIFAYLLAYFFSRKENKSIKANEILGLGIGIISGICLLDLGGFEELFGKFNTFFLFCALDWAILTLVCQRIRIHPLAINFYITFLSMLFYSPLFFFKPQMLEIFHYDMKFWSMIFVVAVLSTAIGTSIYYMGIAKLGATRASSYQLLVPAMALGSSYLILGEIPSLLTIFGGILAIFATYLINIHKPKKIG